The following are encoded together in the Pseudomonas sp. Leaf58 genome:
- a CDS encoding NUDIX hydrolase, whose product MSLEQLHDKSPAPRHDPIVTLDAVIFCWLNEELLVLLEKRRKEPFKDVLAVPGGYIHTDSDKTIDTGRDRILREKVGFLPDYMEQLESVGGMDRDPRGWSVSIIYMCILKQDSPVLANLPEHLQLLPISQVTGPDGVELAFDHREVINRAYQRLSSKTAYSSLPLLFMPRLFTMPMIINIHKAIMGTTPNKMSLHKRYKQGDLIRKVPGEMLSLSGARITDAYEATIVEPEMFSGSLGGGG is encoded by the coding sequence ATGTCGCTTGAACAACTGCACGACAAAAGCCCAGCGCCTCGCCATGACCCTATCGTGACCCTGGACGCGGTCATCTTCTGCTGGTTGAACGAAGAACTGCTGGTGTTGCTCGAAAAGCGACGCAAAGAGCCATTCAAAGATGTGCTCGCAGTGCCTGGCGGCTACATTCACACTGACTCAGATAAAACCATCGACACCGGTCGCGATCGCATCCTGCGGGAGAAAGTGGGGTTCCTGCCTGACTACATGGAGCAGCTCGAATCGGTGGGTGGTATGGATCGAGATCCGCGTGGCTGGTCGGTCTCGATCATCTACATGTGTATTCTCAAACAAGACAGCCCAGTCTTGGCGAACTTGCCCGAGCACCTGCAGCTGCTTCCCATCTCGCAAGTCACAGGCCCGGACGGTGTCGAGCTTGCGTTCGATCATCGCGAAGTGATCAACCGCGCCTATCAGCGCCTGTCCAGCAAGACCGCTTACTCCAGTTTGCCGCTGCTGTTCATGCCCAGGCTGTTCACGATGCCGATGATCATTAACATCCACAAGGCCATCATGGGCACCACGCCGAACAAGATGAGCCTGCACAAGCGTTACAAACAGGGCGACCTGATTCGCAAGGTGCCAGGTGAAATGCTCTCACTGTCGGGTGCGCGGATTACCGATGCCTACGAGGCCACTATCGTAGAGCCTGAAATGTTCAGCGGCTCGCTGGGGGGTGGGGGATGA
- a CDS encoding metallophosphoesterase gives MINWIQSHPRNTRGRDFAISDIHGCFKLLETSLEQVGFDPACDRLFPVGDLVDRGPQNEWVLDWLDKPWFLPVKGNHEAFILKLYAQGEPSQEALTHALNFKKSGFDWWGETSRSFRHKFLAAIAKLPIAAQVDTSLGKVGLIHADVPSGMHWDHIVDLINDPDVEQQRRLLSNRDRVTNKDCTLVPGLERVYVGHNVVKRPLVLGNTVCIDTGAYQGRTAKWPGKGGLSIIRLDVAMGELQAKINSCKPNRGLLIP, from the coding sequence ATGATCAACTGGATTCAATCCCACCCCCGCAATACACGGGGCCGGGATTTCGCGATCAGCGATATTCATGGGTGCTTCAAGTTGCTGGAAACCAGCCTGGAACAAGTGGGATTTGATCCTGCTTGCGATCGCCTGTTCCCGGTAGGCGACCTGGTCGATCGCGGCCCTCAGAATGAATGGGTACTCGACTGGCTGGACAAGCCCTGGTTTTTACCGGTGAAAGGCAATCACGAGGCCTTCATCTTGAAGCTGTATGCACAAGGCGAGCCTTCGCAAGAGGCGCTGACCCATGCCCTGAATTTCAAGAAGTCTGGATTCGATTGGTGGGGTGAAACCTCCCGGTCGTTCCGACACAAGTTCTTGGCGGCCATCGCCAAACTCCCCATCGCTGCGCAAGTCGACACATCATTGGGCAAGGTGGGGTTGATTCACGCGGACGTGCCATCAGGGATGCACTGGGATCACATCGTCGATCTGATCAACGATCCTGATGTTGAACAACAACGCCGGCTACTGAGCAACCGCGACCGCGTGACCAACAAGGACTGCACACTGGTACCGGGGCTTGAGCGCGTCTACGTGGGTCATAATGTCGTGAAAAGACCCTTGGTGCTGGGCAACACGGTGTGCATTGACACGGGTGCATACCAGGGGCGTACGGCGAAGTGGCCGGGGAAAGGCGGCCTGAGCATCATTCGCTTGGATGTGGCGATGGGTGAGCTGCAAGCGAAGATCAACAGCTGCAAGCCCAACCGGGGCCTGCTGATCCCTTAA
- a CDS encoding AI-2E family transporter, with protein MSKTTLNQYIAKVAGRHYSAINLIHQNGRFNMFSRLEKPIGMVIVLGVLLAALYVLTPFAITLAWGALIAFATWPAVQWLRKVTGSRWVAASLISLVFLVLIAGPLVALAMSLAGGTQQFIEPIVAMAHTTLPAAPSWVESIPLAGSYIHQQWGLWEAKGPDWFLDVKPYLHTAATYLLSHSAVVGTIVVQCLMAIVFAFWFHIQGEQITKILHDALSYIVGPSSRSYWTVAQNTIQGVINGVLGTSLIQAVLLAIGFAIAGIPGVLLLGLATFFLSLIPMGPPLLYVPIGLWLMYDGQLWMGIFLLFWGFVIVGGAEHIFKPILISRGGVLPMPIVLLGVLGGMMVWGFLGIFLGPVFLALAFTLVREWLVRRAATASAPASTH; from the coding sequence ATGTCAAAAACAACGCTTAATCAATATATTGCAAAAGTGGCAGGTCGCCATTACAGTGCAATTAACCTCATTCACCAAAACGGACGATTCAACATGTTCAGCCGCTTGGAAAAGCCCATTGGCATGGTCATTGTGCTGGGGGTGCTGCTTGCTGCCCTCTACGTGCTCACACCGTTTGCAATCACCCTGGCCTGGGGCGCATTGATTGCCTTCGCCACCTGGCCCGCAGTGCAATGGCTTCGCAAGGTTACGGGGTCGCGCTGGGTCGCCGCCAGCTTGATCTCCCTGGTCTTTCTCGTCTTGATTGCAGGCCCCCTGGTGGCTCTGGCCATGAGTTTGGCCGGAGGCACCCAGCAGTTTATCGAGCCGATCGTCGCAATGGCGCACACCACGCTACCCGCAGCCCCATCCTGGGTAGAGTCGATCCCGCTGGCGGGCAGCTACATCCATCAGCAATGGGGGCTGTGGGAGGCGAAAGGCCCGGACTGGTTCCTGGATGTCAAACCGTACCTGCATACCGCTGCCACCTACCTGCTGAGTCACAGTGCCGTAGTGGGAACGATCGTGGTGCAGTGCCTGATGGCCATTGTCTTCGCCTTCTGGTTCCATATCCAGGGCGAGCAAATCACCAAAATTCTTCATGACGCGCTGTCCTACATTGTCGGGCCGTCGTCGCGCAGCTACTGGACGGTGGCGCAAAACACCATCCAGGGAGTGATCAATGGGGTTCTGGGCACTTCACTCATCCAAGCGGTGCTATTGGCGATCGGTTTTGCCATCGCCGGCATCCCTGGAGTGTTGTTGCTGGGCCTGGCCACCTTCTTCTTGAGCTTGATTCCCATGGGCCCACCTTTGCTGTATGTCCCGATCGGACTGTGGTTGATGTACGATGGCCAGCTGTGGATGGGGATCTTCCTGTTGTTCTGGGGCTTTGTGATTGTTGGTGGTGCCGAGCATATTTTCAAACCCATTCTGATCAGTCGCGGCGGCGTGCTGCCGATGCCCATCGTGCTGCTGGGCGTGCTGGGTGGCATGATGGTTTGGGGTTTCCTGGGTATCTTCCTGGGCCCGGTCTTCCTGGCCCTGGCTTTCACCTTGGTGCGTGAGTGGCTTGTACGACGTGCCGCGACTGCCAGCGCACCTGCATCGACCCACTGA
- a CDS encoding Sir2 family NAD-dependent protein deacetylase, which yields MRVMSITGAGISVGSGLPTYRGATGRYTEIEALHKMPVEQIVSRQTLKENPELLWRHWHMLLMALKSAAPSEAHKALKRISDASSDYLELTQNVDGLSLRAGLDPNRLVELHGSTHSYSCFRCGEKHELAITEDMVLPPRCYRCRHPAQAPIRPDVVLFGENIKNENYNKAMAHARSTNLLIISGTTLQFPYLMDPIAAALVNCATVLYVDPQASSDNLLFCLIPQELEPEFRIRCIQDSADVILPRIATFLENSHDLAGLMAAIRNA from the coding sequence ATGAGAGTAATGTCCATCACCGGCGCTGGTATCTCGGTGGGCAGTGGTTTGCCCACTTACCGGGGAGCCACAGGGCGCTACACCGAAATCGAAGCCTTGCATAAAATGCCGGTGGAGCAGATCGTCTCTCGCCAAACCCTGAAGGAGAATCCAGAGCTCCTCTGGCGCCATTGGCACATGTTGTTGATGGCCTTGAAGTCAGCGGCACCCTCGGAGGCCCACAAGGCCTTAAAACGCATCAGCGACGCTTCCAGCGACTACCTGGAGCTCACACAGAACGTGGACGGCCTGTCACTTCGGGCTGGGCTTGATCCCAATCGCCTGGTCGAGCTGCATGGTTCGACCCACTCCTATTCCTGCTTTCGCTGCGGCGAGAAGCACGAACTGGCGATCACCGAAGACATGGTGCTCCCGCCGCGCTGCTACCGCTGCCGCCACCCTGCTCAAGCCCCCATTCGTCCTGACGTCGTACTATTCGGCGAAAACATCAAGAACGAGAACTACAACAAAGCCATGGCCCATGCCCGATCGACCAATCTGTTGATCATCTCTGGGACAACCCTGCAGTTCCCCTACCTGATGGATCCGATCGCAGCCGCCTTGGTCAACTGCGCGACGGTGCTCTACGTAGACCCGCAAGCTTCATCCGACAACCTTCTCTTCTGCTTGATTCCTCAGGAACTGGAGCCCGAGTTTCGCATCCGCTGCATTCAGGACAGTGCCGATGTAATCCTGCCCCGAATCGCCACCTTCCTGGAAAACAGTCATGACCTGGCTGGCCTGATGGCCGCCATTCGCAACGCCTAG
- a CDS encoding Bax inhibitor-1/YccA family protein — protein sequence MSTNSSTTTAIEGSAASRVLRQTYMLLSMTLVVSGITALVSQSLHLPGPGLIVTLLAFYGIMYAIHKYQNGVGGIAWTFGLAAFMGYAIGPMLNHYLAMKNGGDLVANAMLLTAFTFCGLSAYVLKTGRDMKFLEGFLMAGFFVLMGAVILSLFFPMSGLQLAISAGFVLFSSAAILYETSQILRGGQTNYVLATVSLFVSIFNLFTSLLSLLGMGSKD from the coding sequence ATGAGCACTAATTCGTCGACAACCACCGCCATTGAAGGCTCGGCTGCCAGCCGCGTCCTGCGCCAAACCTACATGTTGCTTTCGATGACGCTGGTGGTCAGCGGCATCACCGCTTTGGTTAGCCAAAGCCTCCACCTTCCAGGCCCAGGGCTGATCGTCACCCTGCTCGCCTTCTACGGAATCATGTACGCCATCCACAAGTACCAGAATGGTGTGGGCGGCATTGCCTGGACGTTTGGCCTGGCCGCCTTCATGGGCTACGCCATCGGGCCCATGCTCAACCATTACCTGGCCATGAAAAATGGCGGCGACCTGGTTGCCAATGCCATGCTCTTGACCGCATTCACCTTCTGCGGCCTCTCCGCTTACGTGCTCAAAACGGGCCGAGACATGAAGTTTCTTGAAGGCTTTCTGATGGCCGGATTCTTCGTGTTGATGGGGGCCGTCATCCTGTCGCTGTTCTTCCCCATGAGTGGTCTGCAGCTTGCGATTTCAGCGGGCTTTGTTCTGTTTTCCTCGGCAGCCATTCTTTACGAAACCAGTCAGATTCTCCGGGGTGGTCAGACCAACTATGTGCTTGCAACCGTTTCGTTATTCGTGTCCATCTTCAACCTGTTTACCAGCTTGTTGAGCTTGCTCGGCATGGGCTCGAAAGACTGA
- the rnhA gene encoding ribonuclease HI: MPPIRVYTDGSSRKTKTGGWGVVIINQGVETEMSGHAWETTNNRMELEAPIRALEVLPAGQPAHITTDSQYVQKGIEEWIKDWRRRGWRTASNEPVKNVDLWKQLEALCAERKVTWAWVRGHNGDPYNERADALAQFASLHAQELLGLEKIKAAMS; encoded by the coding sequence CTGCCACCCATTCGGGTGTATACCGATGGTTCGAGTCGCAAGACCAAAACAGGCGGCTGGGGTGTGGTCATCATCAACCAGGGTGTGGAGACGGAAATGTCTGGCCACGCTTGGGAAACGACAAATAATCGCATGGAGCTTGAAGCCCCAATCCGAGCCCTGGAAGTTCTGCCTGCCGGTCAACCTGCGCACATCACCACCGACTCACAGTATGTACAAAAAGGCATCGAGGAGTGGATCAAGGATTGGCGCAGGCGGGGCTGGCGCACGGCGTCCAATGAACCGGTCAAAAACGTAGATCTCTGGAAGCAGCTCGAAGCGTTGTGCGCCGAACGCAAGGTGACCTGGGCCTGGGTCAGGGGCCACAATGGCGATCCTTACAACGAGCGGGCAGACGCGTTGGCACAATTTGCGTCCCTGCATGCCCAGGAGTTGCTGGGGCTTGAGAAGATCAAGGCAGCGATGTCATGA